The following proteins are co-located in the Carassius gibelio isolate Cgi1373 ecotype wild population from Czech Republic chromosome A9, carGib1.2-hapl.c, whole genome shotgun sequence genome:
- the LOC128019703 gene encoding phospholipase A1 member A isoform X1 — protein sequence MAWKWIKTFVYLSMCVTSAVGNKQASQKKCADFNNTIWQQYRQGIKLRVQYFLLTRNNADCASLFTQDCLNQTQKHTAYFNSSLPTKVIVHGYRPLGSKPSGMSDLAKALLREEDLNVLVVDWEFVASFAYNLVVENYKEVAVQISELINKLTKHGSTLESFHFIGMSLGAHVSGFVGTLFEGKLGRITGLDPAGPMFKKAAPFDRLDSSDALFVEAIHTDSDQFGISIPVGHVDFFLNGGMDQPGCTHLDLASMFDYVTCDHMRALSVYTSALNRSCSLTGFPCSSFEEFLAGKCITCEDPFTGTCPQIGLLKSGITVTPLPNHEKVYLLTTATAPYCAHHILVELRVSPLDKSADIQLTLITVGHPETELKLKLNKDEMVYKKVTAHPAQLCKIDSVQVKNTGARFFRQGDIQFAYICISEIPQTRGLDPLCVKNINIGRGVPWSRDFVQVC from the exons ATGGCTTGGAAATGGATCAAgacttttgtttatttgtctatGTGTGTCACCTCTGCTGTGG GTAATAAGCAAGCATCCCAAAAGAAGTGTGCTGACTTCAACAACACCATTTGGCAGCAATACAGACAGGGCATCAAGCTCAGGGTTCAGTACTTTCTTCTTACACGAAATAATGCAGACTGTGCCAGCCTCTTCACACAAGACTGCCTCAACcaaacccagaaacacacggCTTACTTCAACTCCTCACTCCCCACCAAAGTCATAGTTCACGGATACag gcCTTTGGGCAGTAAGCCTTCTGGGATGAGTGACTTAGCCAAGGCTCTACTGCGAGAAGAGGACCTTAATGTTCTGGTGGTCGATTGGGAATTTGTAGCCTCCTTTGCTTATAACCTGGTGGTAGAGAACTACAAGGAGGTGGCAGTGCAGATTTCAGAGCTCATCAATAAGCTTACG AAACATGGAAGCACACTAGAATCTTTCCATTTCATTGGTATGAGTCTTGGAGCACATGTGTCTGGATTTGTTGGGACCCTATTTGAAGGCAAGCTGGGTCGAATTACag GTCTGGACCCAGCAGGCCCGATGTTCAAGAAGGCTGCTCCATTTGATCGTCTGGATTCATCTGACGCTTTATTTGTTGAGGCCATTCACACGGACTCTGACC AGTTTGGTATATCTATTCCTGTTGGGCATGTGGACTTCTTCCTAAATGGTGGAATGGACCAGCCAGGTTGTACACATTTAGATCTTGCTTCAA TGTTTGATTATGTCACTTGTGACCACATGAGGGCACTGAGTGTCTACACGAGTGCCCTGAACCGCTCCTGTTCGCTTACTGGTTTCCCCTGCTCCAGCTTTGAGGAATTCCTGGCAGGAAAATGCATCACCTGTGAGGACCCCTTCACTGGCACATGCCCACAGATAG gctTATTAAAGAGTGGGATAACAGTGACTCCCCTGCCAAATCATGAAAAGGTCTATCTCCTTACCACTGCTACGGCTCCTTATTGTG cacATCACATCTTAGTGGAATTGAGGGTTTCCCCTTTAGACAAGAGTGCTGATATTCAGCTCACCCTGATCACCGTGGGACACCCTGAGACCGAGCTAAAACTCAAACT AAATAAGGATGAAATGGTGTATAAAAAGGTGACTGCACACCCGGCACAATTGTGTAAAATTGATTCAGTGCAGGTGAAAAACACAGGAGCACGTTTCTTCAGACAAGGAGATATTCAATTCGCCTATATCTGCATCTCTGAAATTCCTCAAACcag AGGGCTGGATCCATTATGTGTGAAGAACATTAATATTGGACGGGGAGTACCATGGTCACGTGACTTTGTACAggtgtgctaa
- the LOC128019703 gene encoding phospholipase A1 member A isoform X3: MAWKWIKTFVYLSMCVTSAVGNKQASQKKCADFNNTIWQQYRQGIKLRVQYFLLTRNNADCASLFTQDCLNQTQKHTAYFNSSLPTKVIVHGYRPLGSKPSGMSDLAKALLREEDLNVLVVDWEFVASFAYNLVVENYKEVAVQISELINKLTKHGSTLESFHFIGMSLGAHVSGFVGTLFEGKLGRITGLDPAGPMFKKAAPFDRLDSSDALFVEAIHTDSDQFGISIPVGHVDFFLNGGMDQPGCTHLDLASMFDYVTCDHMRALSVYTSALNRSCSLTGFPCSSFEEFLAGKCITCEDPFTGTCPQIGLLKSGITVTPLPNHEKVYLLTTATAPYCAHHILVELRVSPLDKSADIQLTLITVGHPETELKLKLYALYFQQVITNK; encoded by the exons ATGGCTTGGAAATGGATCAAgacttttgtttatttgtctatGTGTGTCACCTCTGCTGTGG GTAATAAGCAAGCATCCCAAAAGAAGTGTGCTGACTTCAACAACACCATTTGGCAGCAATACAGACAGGGCATCAAGCTCAGGGTTCAGTACTTTCTTCTTACACGAAATAATGCAGACTGTGCCAGCCTCTTCACACAAGACTGCCTCAACcaaacccagaaacacacggCTTACTTCAACTCCTCACTCCCCACCAAAGTCATAGTTCACGGATACag gcCTTTGGGCAGTAAGCCTTCTGGGATGAGTGACTTAGCCAAGGCTCTACTGCGAGAAGAGGACCTTAATGTTCTGGTGGTCGATTGGGAATTTGTAGCCTCCTTTGCTTATAACCTGGTGGTAGAGAACTACAAGGAGGTGGCAGTGCAGATTTCAGAGCTCATCAATAAGCTTACG AAACATGGAAGCACACTAGAATCTTTCCATTTCATTGGTATGAGTCTTGGAGCACATGTGTCTGGATTTGTTGGGACCCTATTTGAAGGCAAGCTGGGTCGAATTACag GTCTGGACCCAGCAGGCCCGATGTTCAAGAAGGCTGCTCCATTTGATCGTCTGGATTCATCTGACGCTTTATTTGTTGAGGCCATTCACACGGACTCTGACC AGTTTGGTATATCTATTCCTGTTGGGCATGTGGACTTCTTCCTAAATGGTGGAATGGACCAGCCAGGTTGTACACATTTAGATCTTGCTTCAA TGTTTGATTATGTCACTTGTGACCACATGAGGGCACTGAGTGTCTACACGAGTGCCCTGAACCGCTCCTGTTCGCTTACTGGTTTCCCCTGCTCCAGCTTTGAGGAATTCCTGGCAGGAAAATGCATCACCTGTGAGGACCCCTTCACTGGCACATGCCCACAGATAG gctTATTAAAGAGTGGGATAACAGTGACTCCCCTGCCAAATCATGAAAAGGTCTATCTCCTTACCACTGCTACGGCTCCTTATTGTG cacATCACATCTTAGTGGAATTGAGGGTTTCCCCTTTAGACAAGAGTGCTGATATTCAGCTCACCCTGATCACCGTGGGACACCCTGAGACCGAGCTAAAACTCAAACTGTATGCATTATATTTTCAACAAGTTATAACTAAT AAATAA
- the LOC128019703 gene encoding phospholipase A1 member A isoform X2: MAWKWIKTFVYLSMCVTSAVGNKQASQKKCADFNNTIWQQYRQGIKLRVQYFLLTRNNADCASLFTQDCLNQTQKHTAYFNSSLPTKVIVHGYRPLGSKPSGMSDLAKALLREEDLNVLVVDWEFVASFAYNLVVENYKEKHGSTLESFHFIGMSLGAHVSGFVGTLFEGKLGRITGLDPAGPMFKKAAPFDRLDSSDALFVEAIHTDSDQFGISIPVGHVDFFLNGGMDQPGCTHLDLASMFDYVTCDHMRALSVYTSALNRSCSLTGFPCSSFEEFLAGKCITCEDPFTGTCPQIGLLKSGITVTPLPNHEKVYLLTTATAPYCAHHILVELRVSPLDKSADIQLTLITVGHPETELKLKLNKDEMVYKKVTAHPAQLCKIDSVQVKNTGARFFRQGDIQFAYICISEIPQTRGLDPLCVKNINIGRGVPWSRDFVQVC, translated from the exons ATGGCTTGGAAATGGATCAAgacttttgtttatttgtctatGTGTGTCACCTCTGCTGTGG GTAATAAGCAAGCATCCCAAAAGAAGTGTGCTGACTTCAACAACACCATTTGGCAGCAATACAGACAGGGCATCAAGCTCAGGGTTCAGTACTTTCTTCTTACACGAAATAATGCAGACTGTGCCAGCCTCTTCACACAAGACTGCCTCAACcaaacccagaaacacacggCTTACTTCAACTCCTCACTCCCCACCAAAGTCATAGTTCACGGATACag gcCTTTGGGCAGTAAGCCTTCTGGGATGAGTGACTTAGCCAAGGCTCTACTGCGAGAAGAGGACCTTAATGTTCTGGTGGTCGATTGGGAATTTGTAGCCTCCTTTGCTTATAACCTGGTGGTAGAGAACTACAAGGAG AAACATGGAAGCACACTAGAATCTTTCCATTTCATTGGTATGAGTCTTGGAGCACATGTGTCTGGATTTGTTGGGACCCTATTTGAAGGCAAGCTGGGTCGAATTACag GTCTGGACCCAGCAGGCCCGATGTTCAAGAAGGCTGCTCCATTTGATCGTCTGGATTCATCTGACGCTTTATTTGTTGAGGCCATTCACACGGACTCTGACC AGTTTGGTATATCTATTCCTGTTGGGCATGTGGACTTCTTCCTAAATGGTGGAATGGACCAGCCAGGTTGTACACATTTAGATCTTGCTTCAA TGTTTGATTATGTCACTTGTGACCACATGAGGGCACTGAGTGTCTACACGAGTGCCCTGAACCGCTCCTGTTCGCTTACTGGTTTCCCCTGCTCCAGCTTTGAGGAATTCCTGGCAGGAAAATGCATCACCTGTGAGGACCCCTTCACTGGCACATGCCCACAGATAG gctTATTAAAGAGTGGGATAACAGTGACTCCCCTGCCAAATCATGAAAAGGTCTATCTCCTTACCACTGCTACGGCTCCTTATTGTG cacATCACATCTTAGTGGAATTGAGGGTTTCCCCTTTAGACAAGAGTGCTGATATTCAGCTCACCCTGATCACCGTGGGACACCCTGAGACCGAGCTAAAACTCAAACT AAATAAGGATGAAATGGTGTATAAAAAGGTGACTGCACACCCGGCACAATTGTGTAAAATTGATTCAGTGCAGGTGAAAAACACAGGAGCACGTTTCTTCAGACAAGGAGATATTCAATTCGCCTATATCTGCATCTCTGAAATTCCTCAAACcag AGGGCTGGATCCATTATGTGTGAAGAACATTAATATTGGACGGGGAGTACCATGGTCACGTGACTTTGTACAggtgtgctaa